The window gatgatctgagatGTTATCCTGctagaagtagccatcagaagatgagtgtactgtggtcataaagggatggaaaTGGCCAGAAAAATGCTCAGGGAGGCTGTGGTATTTAAACGATTCTCAGTTGGTGCTAAGGAtcccaaagtgtgccaaaaaatatcctccacaccattacaccaccaccactagCCTGAATCACTGatacaggatggatccatgctttcatgttgttcacaccaaattctgaccctaccatttgAATAtcgcagcagaaatcaagactcatcagagcaggcaacgtttttccagtcttctcttGTCCAaatttggtgagcctgtgcaaattgttGCCTCAGTCACCTGTTCTTAGCTCAccggagtggcacccggtgtggtctcctgctgctgtagcccatctttttcaaggttcaatgtgttgtgtcttcagagatgctcttttgcatacctcagttgtaaaaagtgttttttgagttactgttgcctttctatcacctcaaactagtctggccattcttctctgacctctgACGTCAACAAATATCTGCTTACTGGATATTTTCCTTTCATGGAACCATTCTCTATAAACCCTAAAGATGGTTGTGTGTGGGAATCCCAGTAGAtcatcagtttctgaaatactcagtcCAGCCCATTctgcaccaacaaccatgccacattcaaattcacttaaatcacctttcttccccattctgatgctcggtttgaaatTCAGCGGGTCATCTTGAcagtgtctacatgcctaaatgcattgaattgctgccatgtgattggctgattagatatttaccttaacaagcagttgaacaggtgcaCCTAATAGGGTGGCCGGTGAAAGTAGAATAGGAACTCTTCCATGACAAGAAGATggagaataaaaataattgtatgaGTAGGACTTTGTAtaagaacaataaattaaaaacaaacataatgaaGATAAggctttaaatttatataaatgcATGTGTTCACATCAGCAAGTAACCTTAGTGCTAAATGATAAGCCAATATCTATAAAGTACATTCTGAAAAGTAATACCAATTGCCTGATGTTCACCCAggagaaagcaaagaaaaatgttggaTTCTTATGTTTTGTAGGTTGAAGGTGTACTACCATTACAGATGGAATCACTAATTAAAACGGGTCTTGAAGCACCAAGAGGActgatgttaaaaataattcacaATCATAAGTCACTATGCTAATTCTTCAAGTTATCATCTGCCTATCTAAAGACGAGCCTGCTAATAGCATCAAAGATGAAGACAGCTTCCTCCCATTGTTGAAATGGATGTTAACTGGAACCCTTGAATTACATGAATGTGGATGCTTTGTATTAGTCTGTGTAGCAGTTGACAGGCCCTTTGCCTTAATAATATCTTCTCTTGTATCTTCACCACCCCAAACAGTTGGAACAGAAAGGGATGTATGGGACTGAATGACACAAACAgtgcaaatgaaaatgttttttgcataGCAGCAAGCTTGTTTACTAATTCTTAATATCCCTATGTACATTGAATgccaatttattttttctctgtagGTATtcttgctagatggcagcaaacaACAGAAGACTCTCAGCTAACTTGGCTTCAGAAGGGCTAGCATGTTCCAGTGGAAGTTGCCACAAGATGGATCAAGctttttttccactttcaaaAAGCTATTCAGACACCCTAAGAGGGCCCATGGGTGTTGTAGAACTTGAACAGAAATGTCAAGATATCCAAAAAAGCCTTAGCAATGGAGTATGTCATCAGCAGAGAGAAGTGAGAAGCAACCAGCAGGGGTCCTCAGAAAGTATCACTGTACCGATTTCACTGTGCCCAGCTTCCACCATGGAGAAAAAAGTGATTTGCTCTCCGAGTCTAGAAGCTATCAACAGCACAACTTTAAATATGAGCCCCCATTTAAGAGCTGATCAAGTGTCAACTTCTGCACAGATTAACAACACAGAGCTCAGTTCTAGTGACAGATGCCAGGAAACAAGGTGGCTTGAAACAAGTAAACCTCCAGTGCAGAGGAGCCACTCAGACAGCTTGTATTCTAGTAAAGAGAGACAGATGGTATGTCCTGGGTGCAGCATGACCTTTCCTAATATGGGGATTTGTAACTGGGATGCTATAGGatgtgccactcaaggacatcaaATCGGTTCTTGTAGAAGGAGTCCCATAAACAGTGTTCCTCTTGAGCAACCTCAGGCTTTGGGCCTCTGTGTTCCCAATGTGTTATGTAACCAAAAAACTGGAATCCACAGAGGGGATGGGTCCCATGTTCAAACCTCCATGTTATGTGCAGAAACGTATCATACTCACTCAGAAGGAACTTTCCCAGCATTTTGCCACTCCTTGCCTATACCTGCACCTGTCCAATTGCTCTCACGCGTGGTCAGTTCAGGAGATGCATGCGGAAAGCAGAGCTCCTCTATGCCTTGCTGTCCAGCACACGCCCAGTCCCTTTCTGGCATAATGACTTTTCCTCGGCTGGTCTCTTCTGTCAGTGAGACAGGATTGGATGTTAAGAGAGTGATGACTTGTCTTATTCCAGGTACAGAGATGAAAGAGAATGCAGGCATAGAGTGTCTCCAACAGAAAGGAACTGGACACAGGGGGACCAGAGATGCTGGCACCATGACTTCTTTGAAAGAGCTAACACTACAGTTCAGGGACATGGCAGTCCAAACCAGTGAGTCCAGTACTCCTTGCTCACCACTCACTGATAGGACACCACATGTGTACCCAGAAATCAATCTTGTTCAGGAGCCAGTGGTTCAGAAGTCTCCAGTGAAAGAAGTCAAGTGGGATGAAGAAGGTATGACATGGGAAGTATATGGTGCCTCAGTAGACCCTGAAGTTCTTGGGCATGCAATCCAAAAACATCTGGAGCTACAGATAGAGGAAGCAACTAACCGTGCATCCGCCCTGTCACAACAGAATAAGCACAGCACACACAAGAAAGCACGGGGTCGAAAGGGCCTAAAGAATTTACTAATCAACCCAGCATGCTGCACTCGGACCAACACAGCCATTGATTAAAATTTGCTCCCAAAGTAAAATGTGCCCATAGTATGACTTAAGATGACAACCGTATAGTGAGAATCACAGTCTTTCTGTGTTCCTGCAAATGAAAATACCTCAGCTCACTTCTAGATAAACTCTGAGAATCAGACTGAGATGATCCAGAACCCAGACAGTGATCCCTGCACAATGTGGCCAGTTTTTGCTGCATTGATATTGTGCATTATGGAGTCACTATGTTTTCAAAATGCTAAAATTCCCACTTCATGAAAGCCAACGTGAATCAAAAGTCCAAGTATGACTGAAGTTAAATCATGATACCAATAATCACTGTGCATAATCCTATGTCTTACATTACAGCAGAAATCCaagaaaagagcaccacagatgtaaaACCATGGGAAGTGTCTTTAGTTGGAGTGTTGTACCTATACCCAAATACAGGTGACAAAGGGGGCCTGTCTAAGCAGTTCACTCCTACTAAGTTaatttaaatcctgccttcaagATAAGTCTAATTGGTCAACATGATGttgtcatatttcatttttttcaaatgccAAGGATAGTTATATCACAAATGGCTATTACCATGACCGTCTGTTTAACAGACATTACTGAGATCATCTCTCTTTACAGCAGTTTAGCTAAGAAAGGCTTGAATGTTGATTTTGGCAGGACATGAAAAGTTGCAACTCCAGTTCAACAGTAAATGATCACTACGAATGTCTCCAGTTTTGTTTCACCAAAACGTAAAATGCTGCATAAAAATGAGGAAATACTCATTATGAAACTTCACAGTATGATCATGCCATGAGGTTCATCTTGTATTACTCTAAAACCATTACACAAATGATCCAACGTATCACCAACATGACAGTGATAATGAAACAACAGTATAACCGGGACCAAATATTCATCATGAAACAGTATCACCACTAGAGTAAATGCACTGAAGAATCATTACAACATGCCATGACTGAATGTTCTATCATGACAACCTAGCCTTGACAGTATGTAATCACCGATCACTGTAACTAAGGGATTAAACCGGGAAGCTACACAGATCATCCGTAATACATGGCTATAGCAGAAGGTTCATTAATAATTTCTTTGACAGAAGGCTTGTCTTGACACAATCTAGCATAACCATGACATAAAGCCATGTGGACTTCTATAGGATATTTATGGAATGTTAGCTTTACATTAGGACCTTttatagtataaataaataagactttcAATCCCTTATAAGGATCTAACTAtgacaaaattttaattaaggAATTCTGCTTTTGTGAAGCTTGGTGTTTTTAGATCATCTTGTGAATATTTGAAATAAGCTctagttttatattttatgtaaatctaccttcttcttttttaacattcccaacgtatttttaactttatttccaAACTGGTCTTTTGGGTAATGCATTTAATCTGATTTTTGCAATATCTTTCTCACTTTATGTATAACAGAAACAGCAAGTTTAGGCCTGGGATAATTTTTTTGTAACTTCTTTTTTCTGAACCGTTTGGTAAGACTTTAGAGCCAGAGCTGCTTATGGACAGAAAAGCTCTGTGCAGACTGTCCCCAGTGTGTTTCAGTGACATGCAGAGTCATGGTGACTCCTACAGTGGTTCTCCAACAGGTTAGACTGAAGAGGGAATTCGTTACCATTCTTAAGGCAAAAGTAAACCAATTACTGTGTTACCCTGCAAAACAGTATGATTAGGCAGCCAAGAAGATGCACTTCCCATtgtaggaaagaaagaaagaaatgtggcCTCCACATCCATACTCATAAGACTAGACATTAATAACCCTTCACTACTGAATGGTGTGGACATTCAGGACACATGTGAAACAACAGATTGAATTATTGAGGAAGTGCGCTGATGTGAGCGGTCAGTCTTGATGTGAACCTAACAAATAGCTAAGGAGACAGTGCCACGCTCAATCATCAGACATGACTGACACGTGCAATACTTATTTATAGATGAACGAATGAGAGTAGACTAGCATTGACTCATAGCCACTGACTCAGGGCCTCACAGAACATTTAAGCAAAAGTCTGGGTGCCTGTAACAGCTGTCTGTTTGCACAGATTGTTGTGGTCAGTTGTGTAATTTAAGATTCATTATGATTACAGTAAGACCCTTCAGAACTTTCATTTGGACTGAGACTCTTAATTTTAGGAGCAGAATGTATCAACTTCAGTATTATAGCACAATCCGTAAGCTACTGACAATCTTGATTGGTTTTAGTGTATGGCCACATTTCACCCTGCTctcttaaaaaaacattatttgcttGTGGTGcctttgtaaatacagtatgttttaaaatGTCAGCCTATTCAGACATGCAAAATGGACAGCATGGACTGGCACAGCTAATGCTTAGTAACGTGCATTTTAGAAAGATCTAAAACTAATGAATACTATTTTTATGTCTTAATCGCCACACAGCTCAGTCTGaacataaaaaaacagctaatgaaATTAGTCATAAGAGAAGCTGGACCAAAATGTGATGGCAAGTTAAGTGGATTGCTTGATTTTAGCTATGACAAAGCAAAGACCTTCATACGGGGAGGTTTAGCACAGAAATCTACCCTCACAGAATACTGATGTCACCAAGTTGTCACCCACATGGAGCTTAGCCACATGTGAGTCAGCCTCACCTTAGTCActtgtattcatttattgttaGATACTCCATTCAACACCCATTCAGCCTAATCAGGCTTCACATTTTTAGCAGCATTGAATGGGTAATATGAGTTAGCATACATAAAAGGCATTAGGATAACAGAAATGGGAGAAAAGGATACATAAATGGCATTTACAGCAAAATTTTAGAAcattgaaaaaatattattagtatTACCTGAAGATGGGGTTAGAGATTATTACTTGAAGAAGGGATTAGAGATAAGAAACAACCTTCAAAAGTGAGGCGCTTGCAGGAACCCCGTACAGAGCGTGGTTGCAGAGAATTACAGCAAACTGTTTTTTGACTGAAAGTTGCTGCTGTGCTAAATAGTATTTCGGAGGTGACTAATTGATGGCTACTAGGGAGCAACATAGCCATCCTCACAGTTATTTTTGATATCATGCAAGCCAGCTCCTAGAATTCTAGGAATAGAATTTGGATGGCAAGAATGAAAAAAGCGGAGCGAATGCAGCAAAGTTATGCACAGCACTACAAAGTGACGGTTGGCTCTAATTTGTATTCGACTGGTTTGTGCTATCTTCAGTCCAGTTCCAGCAGGCTCAGGTGGGTCAGCATTGCTATGGAAGTGTTAGTTCTGCGGCTACATAACCTTACCTGATGCTGTACATGGAGGTCTGTGGGCTATTTTATCAGGGACTGTTTTCTTTCACATTGTAATAGTGTTTTTCTTTAGTCATTTCATTCAGTCTCACGCTCTGTACAGCACAGTTAAGCCGAGTCACAGTGACAAGTGGGTAAATATTTTCCAATTGCCTACACACCTTCTTGATTTGCTTGGCCTTAGAGTAAGATGTAATCAGCAGGGCTGCTTGCCAAAAGGCTTTAAAGGAGGACAGAGCATGACCTTGTTATTACCCATCACCTAATTGGTCAAGGAAGGAGGCAGGTCCATGAATAGGGTTGGTGGGCCCTGAAAAGTAGAACAGGGCTCATAATCCAGTTGCCTGCATTAAATTGAAATATATCTGAGGGAAATACTTATAACAGTATACACTGTATCTTGTAAAATTGTCTATTTTAAACAAGAAGAGCAAAGTACATACAGTaattatacagtgtgtatatatatatatatatatatatatatatatatatatatatatatatatatatatatatatatatatatatatttctgtattGAAAAAATGTTCTCTTACTCATTTATTCAACCAAAGaagatttgttctttttaaatatttgcaccCTGGACACAGTTTTGTTCTCCTATAAAGAAGAAATGAATGCAACGTAAATGAAAGAGTTTAGAGAATTGAGTTATGTGGTCAGTTGTGATTAAAGTCATATGGCAATGAAAAATTGATTAAAGTCATATGGCAATGAAAAATGTGTAATATTCAGTCATATCTGAAGATCGGGTTGATTAGTTTAacatgtatgttttattattatgaatacaGTACACATGAAGGGTGCAGTTTATTGGTCGGCAAGCTGAATTAACATTTGGAAATATCTCAGAATGAATTCCAACAATcttaaaatacagtttattttttaagatatttaaaactcatttcaagatatctcaaactaTGTTGCTTTAAATTTTAGGATATCTGAaaagcatttcaagatatcttgaaatcactTCTTGTAGAATTCATTTCATTTCCATTCAaaagcattttgagatatctctaaatgtaaaTTACGCTCACCATATAGTAGACAAAAGGTATCaatccatttatatatatattatctatgtatataaaagtcaacgtatgtgtgtgtgtatgtatgtatgttccagcatcacttttgaacggctggagcgattttcatgaaacttggtacacatgtttctcattggtcagctaaaaatactgtagggtgaaatcaaccctaacccacccccttctgggtagggtggggggtgatcttgaggtcttgtatgcatgttatcatccagttgacactcggaacaaccaccagagggtgaactggaggtgactgccagcattctttatgtttgagcaccaccacacGCCTATTActcttgaaattaaatagagttggccggttccgcaTGTCAACTttatgataacatacatacaagaccgcaagacaagcacattagtgagtctccattgtttgttaatttattatttttaaagttgtgttttttttaattatatttttctcaaacaattaaaaaaaaacactttattttcctcccgggcaactctgggtatttcagctagtatactATAAATGCTGTAGTGTGTAAGGTGGGTTGCCTTATACATCCAGGTAAACTGATCTTGGCCCTGTgtcaagtttgcatgttcttctaagTCTGTATGAGTTTTCTCTTTCCCACatctaaaaatgaatatatttagtTAACAGGCAACTCTGAGCTGGCCAGATGTGAACGATGCAGaaaggataggctctggcttcccACAAACCTGAAATGGATTATTGAGAGAGTGTAAATTGAAGAAGAGATCAACCCTCAAGCCTAAGTGACTAAAGAGATAACATTTGTCATTAGAGGTATCTGTAAAAGTATTCTGGGCACGGTCTCTCTgggttttcacacacaacagGTTTTATGACTTACGTAACAACCAAAGAACTTTAAGACAAAAGCAGTAATATGGACAGAAACTTCTATTTGATGGGTGAGGAGAATCCTGCAACCTAACAGATGAGCCACAATAAGTGAAGTACAAATGTGCTATACAGAAGGTCATATCACAACACAGAATCTCTCAGAGCCTGTTTTGCACTGGACATAATAGTACAACCTATCCCAAATACACCATTTTCAGGAGTGGTTAAGAATCTGTACTCAAAGATGGAACAGGAACACCAACGGTAATGGAAAACATCATCTGGCTCAGTATATTCCAGTTTCAGTTGCTCTGTGTTGTTGGGAGGAGAAATGTAAAGAACATGTTGTTCTATCTGTAAGGAGCTAATGATGGGGAAAAACTTTGAGGGGGAGTTTTCCTGGCACCAACTAAT of the Erpetoichthys calabaricus chromosome 2, fErpCal1.3, whole genome shotgun sequence genome contains:
- the LOC114646798 gene encoding uncharacterized protein LOC114646798, which produces MAANNRRLSANLASEGLACSSGSCHKMDQAFFPLSKSYSDTLRGPMGVVELEQKCQDIQKSLSNGVCHQQREVRSNQQGSSESITVPISLCPASTMEKKVICSPSLEAINSTTLNMSPHLRADQVSTSAQINNTELSSSDRCQETRWLETSKPPVQRSHSDSLYSSKERQMVCPGCSMTFPNMGICNWDAIGCATQGHQIGSCRRSPINSVPLEQPQALGLCVPNVLCNQKTGIHRGDGSHVQTSMLCAETYHTHSEGTFPAFCHSLPIPAPVQLLSRVVSSGDACGKQSSSMPCCPAHAQSLSGIMTFPRLVSSVSETGLDVKRVMTCLIPGTEMKENAGIECLQQKGTGHRGTRDAGTMTSLKELTLQFRDMAVQTSESSTPCSPLTDRTPHVYPEINLVQEPVVQKSPVKEVKWDEEGMTWEVYGASVDPEVLGHAIQKHLELQIEEATNRASALSQQNKHSTHKKARGRKGLKNLLINPACCTRTNTAID